In Providencia sneebia DSM 19967, one DNA window encodes the following:
- the tnpA gene encoding IS66 family insertion sequence element accessory protein TnpA, translating to MEQQSKREYWAAILEQQRQSNLGIKQFCSEQNISYQTFHYWSKKLTQSEPETRVQPIVVTEPTVSTSCVVLILNNGIRAELPATLSSQQIKTWFEALQ from the coding sequence ATGGAACAACAAAGTAAACGAGAATACTGGGCTGCAATTCTAGAGCAGCAACGACAAAGTAATTTAGGCATTAAGCAGTTTTGCTCGGAGCAAAACATAAGCTATCAGACTTTTCACTATTGGTCGAAAAAGCTCACGCAATCCGAGCCTGAAACCAGGGTTCAACCTATCGTGGTGACAGAGCCTACCGTGAGCACAAGTTGTGTTGTGTTAATTCTCAATAATGGCATTCGAGCAGAACTGCCGGCAACGCTTAGCTCGCAACAAATTAAGACTTGGTTTGAAGCGCTACAATGA
- a CDS encoding TonB-dependent receptor plug domain-containing protein, which produces MQSNNSRNEAGALDIGIRGLQGNGRVPIIIDGSLQSTNTWRGYQGSADRTYIDSDLIDTIEIEKGASMSKFSGGTIGGTVKLKTLSANSIIPKGDQFGVLLKGNIYNNNVRPTVGPDEKSEGSYHPSRNLKSTHFNNGSYTTGVAYRNDKFDFLVAYSVRTQGNFFAGKHGYHKYKNTESPILPGQEVVNTSFESQSTLLKSNIYFNPYSSLELNYRHHEQKAGEVLAAYWYQHDGKMSQWTLGSAKVDTASMNYSYKPESIIVSKNFYQNDNLTSNI; this is translated from the coding sequence TTGCAAAGTAATAATTCTAGGAATGAAGCTGGTGCTCTAGATATTGGTATTCGTGGGTTACAAGGTAATGGGCGAGTGCCAATTATTATTGATGGTAGCCTTCAATCAACAAATACATGGCGAGGATATCAAGGTAGTGCAGATAGAACATATATAGATTCTGACTTAATTGATACAATTGAAATAGAGAAAGGTGCTTCTATGAGTAAATTCTCAGGAGGCACAATAGGTGGTACAGTTAAATTAAAAACACTTTCTGCTAACAGTATTATTCCTAAAGGTGACCAATTTGGCGTGTTATTAAAAGGGAATATTTATAATAACAATGTACGTCCAACAGTTGGCCCTGATGAAAAATCAGAAGGAAGCTATCATCCTTCACGTAATTTGAAAAGCACTCATTTTAATAATGGCTCTTATACTACAGGTGTTGCTTATCGAAATGATAAATTTGATTTCCTAGTTGCTTATAGCGTTCGGACACAGGGGAATTTCTTTGCTGGCAAACATGGCTATCATAAATACAAAAATACTGAATCTCCGATATTACCAGGTCAAGAAGTTGTTAATACCAGTTTTGAAAGCCAATCTACTTTATTGAAGAGCAATATTTATTTTAATCCTTACTCAAGTTTAGAATTAAATTATCGACATCATGAACAAAAAGCCGGTGAGGTATTAGCCGCTTATTGGTATCAACATGATGGAAAAATGTCTCAATGGACTTTAGGTTCTGCAAAAGTTGATACTGCATCAATGAATTATTCATATAAGCCAGAATCAATTATAGTCTCAAAAAATTTTTATCAAAATGATAATTTAACTAGTAATATTTAA